From Sporocytophaga myxococcoides, one genomic window encodes:
- a CDS encoding tyrosine-type recombinase/integrase translates to MKTLEEYLKSRYTAKTAQSYKREIEIYQGNNPAADKARYQDIVNYIGSLRTRYRNPQTLSRILSSIKAYYDFLSSTGKRKDNPGKAIRLRDKQSKDIQLQDLFTTEELEQLLNRKERYNALEYRNKVLMSLLIYQALKPEEITQFRADEINLSRATVYIRGSGKNNSRELTLKPTQIILFHHYQTEIRPKLLKGTQSDIFIIGHRGGPMKGENITKHVKRSFRMHYNPRKVNCQTIRQSVITNLLSAGNDLRIVQVFAGHKYPSTTEKYKQTNVEALKSAIQSYHPIR, encoded by the coding sequence ATGAAAACATTAGAAGAGTACTTGAAAAGCAGGTATACAGCCAAAACAGCGCAAAGCTACAAACGTGAAATAGAAATCTACCAGGGTAACAACCCCGCAGCGGATAAGGCCCGATACCAGGATATAGTAAACTACATCGGCAGCTTAAGAACCCGTTATCGCAATCCCCAAACCTTATCCAGAATACTCAGCAGTATCAAAGCTTACTACGATTTTTTAAGCAGCACAGGCAAACGCAAAGACAATCCCGGCAAAGCAATACGGCTAAGAGATAAACAAAGCAAGGACATACAGCTACAGGACCTTTTTACAACTGAAGAGCTGGAACAGCTCCTAAACCGGAAAGAGCGTTACAATGCACTGGAGTATAGAAATAAAGTGCTGATGAGCTTACTGATCTATCAGGCTTTAAAGCCGGAAGAGATAACGCAGTTTAGAGCAGATGAAATCAACCTGAGCCGTGCCACAGTCTACATAAGAGGAAGCGGAAAAAACAACAGCAGAGAACTGACTTTAAAGCCTACCCAGATCATACTTTTTCATCACTACCAGACCGAAATCCGTCCCAAACTCTTAAAGGGCACTCAGAGCGATATTTTTATCATTGGCCATAGAGGAGGTCCGATGAAAGGAGAAAATATTACCAAACACGTTAAAAGGAGCTTCAGGATGCATTATAACCCACGTAAGGTAAACTGTCAGACAATCCGTCAAAGTGTTATTACCAACCTTCTAAGTGCCGGAAATGACCTCAGAATAGTCCAGGTGTTTGCCGGACATAAATACCCATCTACAACAGAAAAGTATAAACAGACGAATGTTGAAGCGTTGAAGAGCGCAATACAAAGTTACCATCCAATCCGCTGA
- a CDS encoding tyrosine-type recombinase/integrase, protein MTTAQENQIKGFKSYLIQLGYSPSSCYMLPDCIKDFLECHNGTGTSELNAVHIHQFYEWLQIRPNRKREGGLSESYINHHVYALRVFFNWLEETGEITYNPISVLKFKSPESGQREPLTQSEIKQLLESCTSLKETAILHLFYSCGLRRSEGEGLNIRDIHFKKQILYVRDGKGARRRAIPMTAKVSHDLESYYLHERAAESKVKDIEAFILNKKGHRMSGNSYNKILKAILQRAAITKEASLHHLRHSIATHLLESGLELEKVRDFLGHSHLETTQIYTKINEGQLNKLLSG, encoded by the coding sequence ATGACCACAGCACAGGAAAATCAAATCAAAGGCTTTAAGAGTTATTTAATACAGTTGGGCTACAGCCCAAGCAGTTGTTACATGCTTCCTGACTGCATTAAAGACTTTTTAGAGTGCCACAATGGCACGGGTACAAGCGAGCTGAATGCAGTTCACATACATCAGTTTTACGAGTGGTTGCAGATCAGACCCAACAGGAAAAGGGAAGGTGGATTAAGCGAGAGTTATATTAATCATCACGTTTATGCGCTGAGGGTGTTTTTTAACTGGCTGGAAGAAACCGGAGAAATCACTTACAATCCTATCAGTGTGCTGAAGTTCAAAAGCCCTGAATCCGGCCAGCGTGAACCGCTTACCCAAAGCGAAATCAAACAGTTGTTAGAGAGCTGTACCAGCTTAAAAGAAACGGCCATCCTTCATTTATTTTACTCCTGTGGACTGAGAAGAAGCGAAGGAGAAGGCTTGAATATACGGGACATACACTTTAAGAAACAGATTCTTTATGTAAGAGACGGTAAAGGAGCCAGACGCAGAGCCATCCCGATGACAGCGAAAGTAAGCCATGATCTTGAAAGCTATTACCTGCATGAAAGAGCAGCAGAAAGCAAAGTGAAAGACATCGAAGCTTTTATACTCAATAAAAAAGGCCATAGAATGAGTGGGAACAGCTATAATAAAATCTTAAAAGCCATCCTGCAAAGAGCAGCAATAACCAAAGAAGCCAGCCTTCACCACTTACGGCACTCAATAGCCACACACTTACTGGAATCAGGTCTTGAGCTTGAAAAGGTGAGAGACTTTTTAGGCCACAGCCATTTAGAAACCACACAGATATATACAAAAATAAACGAAGGTCAGCTTAATAAACTATTATCAGGATGA